Proteins from a single region of Acidobacteriota bacterium:
- the nrfD gene encoding polysulfide reductase NrfD yields MNFGFIIDNRKCIGCHACTVACKSEHQVPVGVNRTWVKYIEKGEFPDTRRLFSVMRCNHCADAPCVEICPVTALYTREDGIVDFDNRRCIGCKACTQACPYDALFMEPSNHTASKCNYCAHRVDIGLEPACVVVCPEHAIISGDMDNPETEISRLLARETVSVRKPEKGTDPKLFYIDGDRVSLNPTAANTETDYMWSSQAAGVGHFAKYAEERIANSPVVEAELRKSGFVQIEGRQKKARRVYDAPNKGVLWGWEVSAYVLTKAIATGAFVVPIIASYLMFVPPEIRRISAAIAFFFLCVTGVLLILDLGRPDRFLNVLFRPQWRSWLSRGAYFITIYGGLLTGWLVADWFEMERLLKVIEPLGIVFALLTAVYTAFLFAQAKGRDFWQSPMLGLHMILHALMAGFAVLLLITYLMPATVGMMMMVGFFTIALLAFHLITLAIELTTTHSTEDAHATVRSIVKGEFAKQFWFGMIAVGNILPIVAILTGQPVFYAFAGAFILIGLWFAEDIWVKAPQRIPLS; encoded by the coding sequence ATGAACTTTGGTTTCATCATCGACAACCGAAAATGCATCGGTTGCCACGCCTGCACGGTCGCGTGCAAGTCCGAACATCAGGTTCCGGTCGGAGTCAATCGGACTTGGGTAAAATACATAGAAAAAGGCGAGTTTCCCGACACGCGCAGGCTTTTTTCCGTGATGCGCTGCAATCATTGCGCCGACGCGCCGTGCGTCGAGATCTGTCCGGTGACGGCGCTTTACACCCGAGAGGACGGCATCGTCGACTTCGACAATCGCCGATGCATCGGCTGCAAGGCCTGCACGCAGGCGTGTCCGTACGACGCTTTGTTTATGGAACCGTCGAATCACACGGCGTCGAAGTGCAATTACTGCGCGCACCGCGTCGATATCGGTTTGGAACCGGCGTGCGTCGTCGTTTGCCCGGAACACGCCATCATTTCGGGTGATATGGACAATCCCGAAACCGAGATTTCGCGCCTTCTCGCGCGTGAGACGGTTTCGGTCCGAAAACCCGAGAAAGGCACCGACCCGAAGCTCTTTTACATCGACGGCGACCGCGTTTCGCTCAACCCGACTGCGGCGAACACCGAAACGGATTATATGTGGTCGAGCCAGGCGGCGGGCGTCGGCCACTTTGCGAAGTATGCTGAAGAACGCATTGCGAACTCGCCGGTCGTCGAAGCCGAACTCCGCAAATCGGGATTCGTCCAGATCGAAGGCCGGCAGAAGAAAGCGCGGCGGGTTTACGATGCGCCGAACAAAGGCGTGCTCTGGGGCTGGGAAGTCTCGGCGTATGTTTTGACGAAGGCGATCGCGACCGGAGCATTCGTTGTTCCGATAATCGCCTCGTATCTTATGTTCGTCCCGCCCGAGATCAGGCGGATCAGCGCCGCCATCGCATTCTTTTTCCTGTGCGTGACGGGTGTTTTGCTGATCCTTGACCTCGGCCGGCCCGACAGGTTCCTCAACGTTCTTTTTCGCCCGCAATGGCGCTCGTGGTTGTCGCGGGGAGCCTATTTCATAACGATCTACGGCGGTTTGCTGACGGGTTGGCTGGTTGCCGACTGGTTCGAAATGGAACGTTTATTGAAGGTCATCGAACCGCTCGGGATCGTTTTCGCGTTGCTGACCGCGGTTTACACGGCTTTTCTCTTCGCGCAGGCGAAGGGGCGCGATTTTTGGCAGTCGCCGATGCTCGGACTGCATATGATCCTGCACGCGCTGATGGCCGGATTCGCGGTCCTGCTGCTGATCACGTATCTGATGCCGGCGACGGTCGGAATGATGATGATGGTCGGATTTTTCACGATCGCGCTGCTCGCGTTTCATCTGATCACGCTCGCGATCGAATTGACGACGACACATTCGACCGAAGACGCGCACGCGACTGTCAGATCGATCGTCAAGGGTGAATTTGCAAAACAGTTCTGGTTCGGAATGATCGCCGTCGGCAACATTTTGCCTATCGTCGCGATCTTGACCGGACAACCCGTTTTCTACGCGTTCGCCGGCGCGTTCATTCTGATCGGACTTTGGTTCGCCGAAGACATATGGGTCAAAGCCCCGCAACGAATCCCGTTGAGTTAG
- a CDS encoding molybdopterin-dependent oxidoreductase: MHKPSLIEAIAEKLGLIENLHSFEAEELPRLNEPGELTNYPPPEQWDDWTEYEATSGHRRERRNYMIVPTTCFNCEAGCGLLSYIEKDSMKIRKFEGNPYHPGSRGRNCAKGPATINQINDVERILHPMKRTGTRGDGAWERVTWDEALDDIAGRIRKALQEDARNEVVYHVGRPGHEGFMDRILQSWGVDGHNSHTNICSAGARLGYALWQNYDRPSPDHANAQFILLISSHLEAGHYFNPHAQRIIEGLMNGAKMAVMDPRLSNTASMADYWMPTHPGSEAAVLLAMAKIILDEGLYNREYIENWVNWRESLAELRAANDNSKDSKDSIDSKDSKDSKDSSSSVDLESLESLESARRAMESVELTFDDFISELKSLYNDYTPEFAEQESGVKAEVIKEVALKVGQAGSKLATHNWRAAGAGNLGGWAVARCLHFLNVLTGSVGTVGGTSPSAWGKFKPAGFSKPPAQKFWNELHFPKEYPLSHYEMSFLLPHFLKEGRGKLQVYFTRVFNPVWTYPDGFTWIEALSDESKIGLHVALTPTWNETAYFADYVLPMGHSGERHDLTSYETHSGMWISFRQPVLREAMRRMGKPVEYTYEANVGEVWEEDEFWIELSWRVDPDGSLGIREHFHSPYRPGEKITIDEYYQYIFEHTKGLPEKAAEEGLTALDYMRKYGAFEVEQAVYNQHLNEIPASDLEGAAIDETTGEVRKGEKVIGIVDGGKARVGFPTPSRRQEFFSTTMKDWGWPEYAAPVYIKSHIHPETMDASKNELVLVPTFRLPTLIHTRSGNAKWLAEISHRNPLWMSVEDAKRWEIKTGDLVRINTDIGYFVNRAWVTEGMKPGVVACSHHIGRWRRKEDPSANRWSTNQVKIFETEKGKWKMTVEDGIRPYKSDDPDTSRVFWSDGGVHQNITFPVHPDPLSGMHCWHQKVSIEKAHDSDRYGDVFVDTEKSFAIYKEWLKMTKPAPGPGGLRRPLWMGRPLRPSEEMFYVSG; this comes from the coding sequence ATGCACAAACCTTCATTGATCGAAGCAATTGCCGAGAAACTCGGCCTGATCGAAAACCTTCATTCGTTCGAGGCGGAAGAACTTCCCCGTTTGAACGAGCCTGGCGAATTGACGAATTACCCGCCGCCGGAACAATGGGACGATTGGACCGAGTATGAGGCGACGAGCGGGCACAGGCGTGAACGGCGCAATTATATGATCGTGCCGACGACCTGTTTCAATTGCGAGGCGGGCTGCGGTCTGTTGAGCTACATCGAAAAGGATTCGATGAAGATCCGCAAGTTCGAGGGGAATCCGTATCATCCCGGCTCGCGCGGACGCAACTGCGCGAAGGGCCCGGCGACGATCAACCAGATCAACGACGTCGAACGCATCTTGCATCCGATGAAACGAACGGGAACGCGCGGCGACGGCGCCTGGGAACGCGTTACTTGGGACGAGGCGCTCGACGACATCGCGGGCCGCATCCGCAAGGCTTTGCAGGAAGATGCGCGCAACGAGGTCGTCTATCACGTCGGACGCCCCGGACACGAAGGATTTATGGACCGCATCCTGCAATCCTGGGGAGTCGACGGCCATAATTCGCACACGAACATCTGCTCAGCCGGCGCGCGGCTCGGCTACGCGCTGTGGCAGAATTACGACCGTCCGTCGCCGGACCACGCGAACGCGCAGTTCATCTTGCTGATCTCGTCGCATCTCGAAGCGGGCCATTATTTCAATCCGCACGCGCAGCGGATCATCGAAGGCCTGATGAACGGCGCGAAGATGGCGGTAATGGACCCGCGCCTTTCGAACACGGCGTCGATGGCCGATTACTGGATGCCGACGCATCCCGGCAGCGAGGCCGCCGTTCTGCTCGCGATGGCGAAGATCATCCTCGACGAAGGCCTCTACAACCGCGAATATATCGAAAACTGGGTCAACTGGCGGGAATCGCTGGCGGAACTCCGCGCGGCCAATGACAATTCCAAGGATTCCAAGGATTCCATCGATTCCAAGGATTCCAAGGATTCCAAGGATTCCAGTTCGAGCGTTGACCTGGAATCGTTGGAATCTCTGGAATCGGCCCGGAGGGCCATGGAATCCGTGGAATTGACGTTCGACGACTTCATAAGCGAATTGAAATCGTTGTACAACGACTACACGCCCGAGTTCGCCGAACAGGAGTCAGGCGTCAAGGCGGAAGTCATTAAAGAAGTCGCGCTCAAGGTCGGACAGGCCGGTTCAAAGCTCGCGACGCACAACTGGCGCGCGGCCGGCGCCGGCAATCTCGGCGGCTGGGCCGTCGCGCGGTGCCTGCATTTTCTGAACGTCCTGACCGGATCGGTCGGAACCGTCGGCGGCACGTCGCCGTCAGCGTGGGGCAAATTCAAACCGGCCGGATTCTCGAAGCCACCGGCACAGAAGTTCTGGAACGAACTCCATTTCCCGAAGGAATATCCGCTCTCGCATTACGAAATGAGTTTCCTGCTTCCGCATTTCCTCAAAGAAGGCCGCGGCAAATTGCAGGTTTATTTCACACGCGTTTTCAATCCGGTTTGGACCTATCCCGACGGATTCACCTGGATCGAAGCCTTGTCGGACGAATCGAAGATCGGCCTCCACGTCGCGCTCACGCCGACCTGGAACGAAACGGCGTATTTCGCCGATTACGTCCTGCCGATGGGCCATTCGGGAGAGCGCCACGACCTGACGAGCTACGAAACGCATTCGGGGATGTGGATTTCGTTCCGTCAACCCGTCCTGCGCGAGGCGATGCGGCGGATGGGCAAACCCGTCGAATACACCTATGAGGCGAATGTCGGCGAGGTCTGGGAAGAAGACGAATTCTGGATCGAACTGTCGTGGCGCGTCGATCCCGACGGCAGCCTCGGCATCCGCGAGCATTTCCACTCGCCGTATCGCCCCGGCGAGAAGATCACGATCGACGAATACTATCAGTACATCTTCGAACACACCAAAGGATTGCCCGAAAAGGCGGCCGAAGAGGGCTTGACGGCGCTCGACTATATGCGCAAATACGGCGCGTTCGAAGTTGAGCAAGCCGTTTACAATCAGCATCTTAACGAGATTCCGGCGAGCGATCTCGAAGGCGCCGCGATCGACGAGACGACGGGAGAGGTCCGCAAGGGTGAAAAAGTGATCGGGATCGTCGACGGCGGAAAGGCCCGCGTCGGATTCCCGACCCCGTCGCGCCGGCAGGAGTTTTTCTCGACCACAATGAAGGATTGGGGCTGGCCCGAATATGCCGCGCCGGTTTACATCAAGAGCCATATCCATCCCGAAACGATGGACGCGTCAAAGAACGAACTCGTGCTCGTCCCGACGTTCCGGCTGCCGACGCTCATCCATACGCGGAGCGGCAACGCCAAATGGCTCGCCGAGATCTCGCACCGGAATCCGCTCTGGATGTCGGTCGAAGACGCCAAGCGCTGGGAGATCAAAACCGGCGATCTCGTCCGGATCAACACCGACATCGGCTATTTCGTCAACCGCGCGTGGGTCACCGAAGGGATGAAACCCGGCGTCGTCGCCTGCTCTCACCACATCGGCCGCTGGCGCCGCAAGGAAGACCCTTCGGCGAATCGCTGGTCGACGAATCAGGTAAAGATATTCGAAACCGAAAAAGGCAAATGGAAGATGACGGTCGAAGACGGAATCCGTCCGTACAAATCCGACGACCCCGACACGTCCCGCGTCTTCTGGTCCGACGGCGGCGTCCATCAGAACATCACCTTCCCGGTCCATCCCGACCCGCTTTCGGGAATGCACTGCTGGCACCAAAAGGTCTCGATCGAAAAGGCCCACGATTCAGACCGCTACGGCGACGTCTTCGTCGATACGGAAAAATCATTCGCGATCTACAAAGAATGGCTCAAAATGACCAAACCCGCCCCGGGCCCCGGCGGTTTGCGAAGACCGTTATGGATGGGAAGACCGCTTAGGCCGAGTGAGGAGATGTTTTACGTTTCTGGGTAA
- a CDS encoding helix-turn-helix transcriptional regulator — protein sequence MAEKKKPSAAQEFKEMLASAESRIDFKIDAAKLELSEQIYNAMEESGVTEAELARRLDVSRAYVNKILKGTANLTIESLVRIGFALDREFTFAFASTDAHESDVLDAEYVYDDMLTETVHLDRFQISIQRDFDVIWGNLNRSLMSGLIMTEKCYEPGEFAA from the coding sequence ATGGCTGAGAAGAAGAAACCAAGTGCAGCGCAGGAATTCAAAGAAATGCTCGCGTCCGCCGAATCCCGGATCGATTTCAAGATCGATGCAGCAAAACTCGAGCTTTCCGAGCAGATCTACAATGCGATGGAAGAATCCGGCGTCACCGAAGCCGAACTCGCCCGGCGATTGGATGTGAGCCGCGCCTACGTGAACAAGATCCTGAAAGGAACGGCGAATTTGACGATCGAATCGCTTGTCAGAATCGGATTCGCGCTTGATCGTGAGTTTACGTTCGCATTCGCTTCAACCGATGCGCATGAGAGCGATGTTTTGGACGCCGAGTATGTTTACGACGATATGCTCACTGAAACGGTTCATCTGGATCGTTTTCAAATTAGCATCCAACGCGACTTCGATGTTATTTGGGGCAATCTCAATCGTTCGCTGATGTCCGGTTTGATAATGACGGAGAAATGCTATGAACCAGGCGAATTTGCAGCTTGA
- a CDS encoding protein-export chaperone SecB: MNQANLQLENYFVEELTFRVKPINKGIKTGVELLGSDLNAEVTIGQNKSDPLKKLCRLTIGLDGKSKSLPFEFKITLLGFFGLKEDCPEELREKLLQITAPSILFTATRELLLMVSSRSGIGPVMLPTVVFPGAEAVRPKRTPRKRARKEGESVDLN; encoded by the coding sequence ATGAACCAGGCGAATTTGCAGCTTGAGAACTATTTCGTTGAGGAGTTGACTTTTCGGGTCAAGCCGATAAATAAGGGAATCAAAACCGGTGTTGAATTGCTGGGAAGTGATCTCAACGCAGAAGTAACGATCGGCCAAAACAAGTCTGATCCTCTGAAGAAACTGTGCCGATTGACGATCGGACTTGACGGGAAATCGAAGTCCTTGCCGTTCGAGTTCAAGATAACCCTCCTCGGTTTCTTTGGTCTCAAAGAAGATTGTCCGGAGGAACTTCGAGAAAAGCTGCTCCAAATTACCGCGCCGTCGATTCTTTTTACTGCGACGCGCGAGTTATTGTTGATGGTTAGTAGTCGGTCAGGAATTGGGCCGGTAATGCTCCCGACCGTTGTTTTTCCGGGTGCTGAAGCGGTTAGACCGAAGCGAACGCCAAGAAAACGTGCCCGTAAGGAAGGCGAAAGTGTAGATCTAAATTAG
- a CDS encoding YkgJ family cysteine cluster protein gives MNDLIEDWKQNAERKSDENFGFLHWLKFHKDPDHVDRIAGESHGEVFSEIDCTDCGNCCRVIRPTFDKSDIERISSHLQISEEEFVETHLQVGEDNEYETKTLPCPFLKEKKCGIYEIRPTNCREYPHTDKEGFSSRKYLHSSNAEVCPAVYHILETMKYRFNWRRRR, from the coding sequence ATGAACGACCTGATCGAAGATTGGAAACAAAACGCCGAACGGAAAAGCGACGAAAATTTCGGTTTTCTACATTGGCTCAAGTTCCACAAAGACCCGGATCACGTGGACCGGATCGCCGGAGAGTCGCACGGGGAAGTATTTTCCGAGATCGACTGCACGGACTGCGGCAATTGCTGCAGGGTCATCCGCCCGACGTTCGACAAATCGGACATCGAACGGATTTCATCGCATCTGCAGATTTCCGAAGAAGAATTCGTCGAAACCCACCTGCAGGTCGGCGAAGACAACGAGTATGAAACAAAGACCCTGCCGTGCCCGTTCTTAAAAGAAAAGAAGTGCGGCATCTACGAAATTCGCCCGACAAATTGCCGCGAATACCCGCACACCGACAAGGAAGGGTTCTCTTCCCGGAAGTATCTGCACAGCAGCAACGCCGAAGTTTGCCCCGCGGTTTATCACATTCTGGAAACGATGAAATACCGGTTCAATTGGCGCAGAAGACGTTAG
- a CDS encoding VCBS repeat-containing protein, whose protein sequence is MKLKTRWILIVLAATLAAGAYLFLRAPLQLHSIAKSPDEGVVLPGTNGKARSYPNGVIKVEPENFAVTTALRDLPDAKDSKEPYVSVEERIEEQRIERIQKERIAKGLPRLSEEDLEKLEINEQNRERVKKVLPGAGAGDGEFSDPLLRKDADLNAPSAMPTPSLTFDGAGMADNAAAGGGTGFTPPDVNGDVGPNHYVSSINVVLKVFNKNGTLAAAAKKTSDLFASLPAADPCRTRNDGDPVVVYDSLADRWVITQFSIPGLSSGSGNNYECVAVSTTSDPTGTYYVWSYLYPGGIGNDYPKIGVWTDAYHMTFNQFNNAGTTFLGMGFLSQDRTKALVGDPTTSVIYKNIAPIDPNAGGGLPADIDGLVPPPAGLSEVIAEFRSDEFGDPLDAIRYYKWVPDFTTPGNTTLTVLPDVALAPFDARSPTSTSSVMEVSGGATLDGLNDRLMHRFAYRNLGSFASPTNSYTGNFTVNISGVNPTTAGTYQGGIRWFEMRRNADAFAVNDQGTHSTGAVSGSTGLNNWMGSVAQDNQGNIALGFSQSSTTQRADIKIAGRTGAPSGTLNEGEALMFASPAVQTSSNRWGDYSSMTVDPTDDCTFWYTQEYYAANSSSNFSTRVGSFKFPGCAPAQKGTINGTITSCSTGLPISAASVAATGGYNRLTIANGTYSMTVAPGSYTVSASKTGGFSGNSQNTSVTNGGTSTVNVCLNAVPQIAGGSPSIVAEACGLPNNAPDPGELLTVRLPLSNTGAADTANLVATLQSTGGVVAGSAQNYGVVTAGGAAVSRDFAFTVNPGAPCGSSITLTWVITDGAANFGTVTKSYGTGASVVNLDQKFDGVTAPALPAGWTQNQTSGTAINWVTSTTSPNSAPNTAFANDPATVNATALESPVFAVSVANAGLTFQKAFTTENTFDGVVLEIKVGAGAWQDIVTAGGVFVSGGYNGTISTGFSSPIGGRQAWTGTSATYSQTQVTLPASANGQNVQLRWLMASDSSVASTGFRLDDVQVTGGVLCNTCAASVKSRGDFDGDGKTDLSVFRASESNWYLNRSTAGFTVVNFGVSSDTLTPADWDGDGKADVAVFRPTPTSGTPDFWILRSSDSTLAGAEWGTTGDTAQVGDYDGDGKADPAVFRAATNTWFIVNSGGGSTAVPFGSAGDIPVRADYNGDGKTDIAIFRPASNQWWISNSGGGVTAQTFGAAGDKLVPADYDGDNKDDIAIWRPSTGQWWVIASSTGTPSATTFGISTDIPVPGDYDGDGKDDLAIYRAGQWWLNRSTAGVAAINFGIASDNPIPTRYIP, encoded by the coding sequence ATGAAATTGAAAACACGTTGGATATTAATCGTCCTCGCGGCGACGCTGGCGGCAGGAGCTTATCTTTTCCTTCGCGCGCCGTTGCAGCTTCATTCAATCGCCAAGTCGCCCGATGAAGGCGTCGTGCTTCCCGGCACCAATGGCAAAGCCCGTTCCTATCCCAACGGCGTGATCAAGGTCGAGCCGGAGAATTTCGCGGTGACGACCGCGCTTCGCGATCTGCCCGACGCGAAGGACAGCAAGGAACCTTACGTTTCGGTCGAGGAACGCATCGAGGAACAGCGCATCGAGCGCATCCAGAAGGAGCGAATCGCGAAGGGCCTGCCGCGCCTTTCGGAAGAGGATCTCGAGAAGCTTGAGATCAACGAGCAAAACCGGGAACGCGTCAAAAAGGTCCTTCCGGGAGCTGGCGCCGGCGACGGCGAGTTTTCCGATCCGCTTTTACGGAAAGATGCCGACCTCAACGCTCCTTCGGCAATGCCGACACCGAGCCTCACCTTTGACGGCGCGGGAATGGCCGACAATGCGGCCGCCGGAGGCGGAACGGGTTTTACGCCGCCGGATGTTAACGGCGACGTCGGTCCGAATCATTATGTCAGTTCCATCAACGTCGTCCTCAAGGTCTTCAACAAGAACGGAACTCTCGCGGCAGCCGCAAAAAAGACCAGCGATCTTTTCGCTTCGCTGCCGGCCGCAGATCCGTGCCGGACACGGAATGACGGTGATCCGGTCGTTGTTTACGATTCGCTCGCCGATCGTTGGGTGATCACTCAATTCTCGATTCCGGGTCTGAGTTCCGGATCGGGAAACAACTACGAATGCGTCGCCGTTTCCACCACGAGTGATCCGACCGGCACATACTACGTCTGGAGCTACCTTTATCCGGGCGGTATCGGAAACGACTATCCCAAGATCGGCGTCTGGACGGACGCTTATCATATGACTTTCAACCAGTTCAACAACGCCGGCACAACGTTTCTCGGGATGGGATTCCTGAGTCAGGATCGGACCAAAGCGCTTGTCGGCGACCCGACAACTTCGGTCATCTACAAGAACATCGCGCCGATCGACCCGAACGCGGGCGGCGGCTTGCCGGCCGATATCGACGGTCTTGTTCCGCCTCCGGCCGGACTTTCCGAAGTGATCGCTGAATTCCGCTCGGACGAATTCGGCGATCCGCTCGATGCGATCCGCTACTACAAATGGGTTCCCGATTTTACGACCCCGGGAAATACGACGCTGACCGTTCTTCCTGACGTCGCTCTCGCGCCGTTCGACGCGCGTTCGCCGACATCGACGTCGTCGGTGATGGAAGTGTCCGGCGGAGCAACTCTCGACGGTCTGAACGATCGCCTGATGCACCGTTTCGCCTATCGCAACCTCGGCAGTTTCGCAAGCCCGACGAATTCATATACGGGCAATTTCACGGTCAACATCAGCGGTGTCAACCCGACGACCGCCGGAACGTATCAAGGCGGAATTCGTTGGTTTGAGATGCGCCGGAACGCCGACGCTTTCGCGGTCAACGATCAAGGTACGCATTCGACCGGCGCAGTCAGCGGCTCGACCGGTTTGAACAACTGGATGGGCAGCGTCGCGCAGGACAATCAGGGCAACATCGCGCTCGGCTTCAGCCAATCAAGCACGACCCAACGAGCCGACATCAAGATCGCCGGACGCACCGGCGCTCCGAGCGGAACGCTAAACGAGGGGGAAGCTCTGATGTTCGCCTCGCCCGCGGTCCAAACCTCGTCCAACCGTTGGGGCGATTACAGTTCGATGACGGTCGATCCGACGGACGACTGCACGTTCTGGTACACGCAGGAGTATTACGCCGCGAACAGTTCGTCGAACTTCTCGACCCGCGTCGGCAGTTTCAAGTTCCCGGGCTGCGCGCCGGCTCAAAAGGGCACGATAAACGGAACGATCACCTCATGCTCGACCGGCCTTCCGATCAGCGCCGCGTCGGTCGCGGCGACCGGCGGATACAACCGTCTGACAATCGCCAACGGCACCTATTCGATGACCGTTGCGCCGGGCAGTTATACGGTTTCGGCCAGCAAGACCGGAGGCTTTTCAGGCAACTCACAGAATACGTCGGTCACAAACGGGGGGACATCGACCGTCAACGTCTGTCTTAATGCCGTGCCGCAGATCGCCGGCGGAAGCCCGTCGATCGTCGCCGAAGCCTGCGGCCTTCCGAACAACGCTCCGGATCCGGGCGAATTGCTGACCGTCAGGCTGCCGCTCTCGAACACCGGCGCGGCCGATACCGCGAATCTCGTCGCGACGCTTCAGTCGACCGGCGGCGTGGTTGCCGGTTCGGCGCAGAATTACGGCGTTGTGACCGCCGGCGGCGCCGCCGTTTCGCGCGACTTTGCGTTCACCGTGAATCCGGGGGCGCCGTGCGGCAGCAGCATCACGCTGACTTGGGTGATCACGGACGGAGCCGCGAACTTCGGCACCGTCACCAAATCGTACGGCACGGGAGCATCGGTAGTTAATCTCGACCAGAAATTTGACGGCGTGACAGCCCCGGCCCTGCCCGCGGGTTGGACACAGAATCAAACGTCGGGAACCGCGATCAACTGGGTCACGAGCACAACCTCGCCAAACTCGGCGCCGAATACCGCATTTGCGAACGACCCGGCGACGGTTAATGCGACGGCGCTTGAATCGCCCGTATTCGCGGTGTCGGTCGCGAACGCCGGATTGACGTTCCAAAAGGCATTCACGACGGAAAACACGTTCGACGGCGTCGTTCTTGAGATCAAAGTCGGTGCCGGCGCCTGGCAGGATATCGTGACTGCCGGCGGCGTTTTCGTCAGCGGCGGATACAACGGAACGATCAGCACCGGTTTCAGCAGTCCGATCGGCGGCAGACAGGCGTGGACCGGAACCTCGGCGACGTACTCGCAGACGCAGGTCACGCTGCCGGCGTCCGCAAACGGACAGAACGTTCAGCTTCGCTGGCTGATGGCGTCAGACTCGTCGGTCGCTTCGACCGGCTTCCGTCTCGACGACGTTCAGGTGACGGGCGGCGTCCTGTGCAATACCTGCGCCGCATCGGTCAAATCCCGGGGCGACTTCGACGGCGACGGCAAGACTGATCTTTCGGTCTTCCGCGCTTCGGAATCGAACTGGTACCTGAACCGTTCAACTGCCGGATTCACGGTCGTCAACTTCGGTGTTTCGTCCGATACACTGACGCCGGCCGACTGGGACGGTGACGGCAAGGCCGACGTTGCCGTTTTCCGTCCGACACCGACTTCGGGCACGCCCGACTTCTGGATCCTGCGTTCGAGCGATAGCACGCTCGCCGGAGCCGAATGGGGCACGACCGGCGACACGGCGCAAGTGGGCGACTATGACGGCGACGGCAAGGCCGATCCCGCCGTATTCCGGGCAGCGACAAACACCTGGTTCATCGTCAATTCGGGAGGCGGTTCGACGGCCGTTCCGTTCGGATCCGCCGGCGACATTCCGGTCAGGGCCGACTACAACGGCGACGGTAAGACCGATATCGCGATCTTCCGTCCGGCGTCGAATCAATGGTGGATCTCAAACTCCGGCGGCGGCGTTACGGCGCAGACGTTCGGCGCGGCAGGCGACAAACTCGTCCCGGCCGACTACGATGGCGACAACAAGGACGACATCGCGATCTGGCGCCCGTCGACCGGACAATGGTGGGTCATCGCGAGTTCGACGGGCACGCCGTCGGCGACGACATTCGGCATCTCGACCGATATCCCGGTGCCGGGCGATTATGACGGCGACGGCAAAGACGATCTGGCGATCTATCGTGCCGGACAGTGGTGGCTGAACCGTTCGACGGCGGGCGTTGCGGCCATCAATTTCGGAATCGCGAGCGACAACCCAATCCCGACCCGTTACATCCCGTAA
- a CDS encoding GxxExxY protein has product MSEIILKEESYRIIGACFEVYNQKGFGFTEPIYQECLAIELELKSIPFVAQPKLEIDYKGRILTNFFKPDFICFDEIVIEIKAASTIAKEHVSQTLNYLAATRFKLAWLINVGNPNGLERKRIVNERPKSGRKLLD; this is encoded by the coding sequence ATGTCAGAAATCATCCTCAAGGAGGAGAGTTATCGAATAATCGGGGCATGTTTCGAGGTCTACAATCAGAAAGGCTTTGGATTCACCGAACCGATTTATCAGGAATGCCTGGCGATCGAACTTGAACTCAAGTCCATCCCATTCGTCGCTCAGCCGAAGCTGGAAATCGATTACAAAGGAAGGATATTAACGAATTTTTTCAAGCCGGACTTTATTTGTTTTGACGAGATCGTCATTGAGATCAAAGCAGCATCGACGATCGCAAAGGAGCACGTGTCGCAAACCCTGAATTACTTGGCAGCAACTCGCTTCAAACTGGCGTGGCTGATCAATGTTGGCAACCCGAACGGGCTCGAGCGCAAGCGCATCGTCAATGAAAGGCCCAAGTCGGGCCGGAAACTTTTGGACTGA
- a CDS encoding type II toxin-antitoxin system RelE/ParE family toxin has translation MPVETIYEGRKFEIRAWVVEGRCLVMDFLNELRRDENSDHSRLMNLIQRTGDNGPTKNINHIRPLGDGIFELKGTKTSRILFFYDEGKLIICSHGFTGKRGSEKRDVANQLKKASKIRDDYFKERKQDNG, from the coding sequence ATGCCCGTTGAAACGATTTACGAAGGCCGCAAATTCGAGATCCGCGCTTGGGTCGTTGAGGGGCGGTGTCTTGTGATGGATTTTCTGAACGAGTTGCGACGCGATGAAAATTCGGACCATTCGCGATTAATGAATCTCATACAGAGGACGGGCGACAACGGTCCAACTAAGAATATCAATCACATACGCCCGCTTGGAGACGGGATATTCGAACTGAAGGGAACAAAAACGTCCCGCATATTGTTCTTTTACGACGAAGGGAAATTGATTATCTGTTCGCACGGATTCACAGGGAAACGCGGAAGCGAGAAAAGGGACGTTGCAAATCAACTCAAAAAAGCATCCAAAATACGTGATGACTATTTCAAGGAAAGGAAACAAGACAATGGCTGA